ATTAAAAATGGTTCTGATGATCCATAAAGTGATCAAAACAATATAAACACCGACAATTTTTCCGAACATCAATTCCCAATATTCATATTTATCCAGAATAATGGGAACTGCTTTATAAATAAAGAAAAACGGAATTAAATAAGCAGTATATTTTGTGGTTTTATTGTGTACTAAATAATCGTCAAATTTAGTTTTGGTCCGCTGTGCAAAAACTGCCATAAGCGTAACCAAAACAAACTTGGCAATATAATAAATAGCATAAGCCAGCGCCAGCATTATGGCAATATTGATAACGAGACTGGTATAAGAGGCAAAGTTGCGGCTCATTCCCCAATCTCTAAAAAGCGGATATAAAAAATTGAATATTTTATTCAAAAGATTAGGCATTATTTTCTAAATACTTTTTCTCAACATAAAAAGTCCCAAACGGAACAAGAGAAGCTATAAGTATAATGGCAAAAGTTTTTGCATCCCATTTTTGAGATTTTAACAACGAGAAAGCCAACACAATATAACCAATAAAAAGGATTCCGTGTGTCATTCCTAGTGGACGAAGTAATGTATGATATAATTCAGGGTTGCTGTTTTTTATAATAAGCATGTTGGCAAATAATACCAGATAAGAAATACCCTCTAAAATAGCAGTAACTTTAAAAATCTTGAGCATGTAAGTGTCGTTTTTGAGATTATTGAAACAAAATTAAGTATTATGGTTGGTTTTTAAGTTATGTGTCAGGAAAGTAATTTATTTTTGTATTCTTAAACTTTGATAATGAGCAAACGCGATTTAAAAAAATATTTAACGGCACTAACCAAGGAACAGCTTGAAGAACAGCTGGTAGAATTGTATGAAAAATTTAGTCCTGTAAAAGTGTATTATGATTTCGTTTTTAATCCGAAAGAAGACAAATTACTTCAGGAAGCAAAAGTGAAAATCTCACACGAATATTTTCCGGTAAAAAAACCTAATGCAAGATGGCGCCCGAAAGCTAAAATGCGAAGATCTGTTGCTCAAAAAATCATCAAACATTTTATTTCTTTAGGTGTTGACTCGTTTATTATTGCCGATTTGATGCTTTATAATATCGAAATTGCACAAACCTATTCCTCAAATAATTTTATTAAACAAGAATTGTTTTACAAAAGTATATTCAATTCATTCGAGCAAGCCGT
This is a stretch of genomic DNA from Flavobacterium endoglycinae. It encodes these proteins:
- a CDS encoding DUF6155 family protein; the encoded protein is MSKRDLKKYLTALTKEQLEEQLVELYEKFSPVKVYYDFVFNPKEDKLLQEAKVKISHEYFPVKKPNARWRPKAKMRRSVAQKIIKHFISLGVDSFIIADLMLYNIEIAQTYSSNNFIKQELFYKSIFNSFEQAVIFLISSGIFHEFKARVQAIYQETLQQKWKNRYDFEAILDKTEI
- a CDS encoding DUF3817 domain-containing protein, producing the protein MLKIFKVTAILEGISYLVLFANMLIIKNSNPELYHTLLRPLGMTHGILFIGYIVLAFSLLKSQKWDAKTFAIILIASLVPFGTFYVEKKYLENNA